One genomic region from Streptomyces sp. NBC_00582 encodes:
- the argB gene encoding acetylglutamate kinase produces the protein MTGAGPVLVVKYGGAAMRSGRLSAAALRALTVLAGGCRRLVLVHGGGREVSEEAARRGLTPRFVDGLRVTDPAMMDVVRTVLVDRINKDLVGQLQGAGIPAVGLSGEDAGMMTARTLRVDGVARFGRVGEVAAVDTKVLTTACEAGLLPVVASVAPDAGGLLHNLNADTAAAALAAALSADQLVYVSDVEGLMADPADPSSVIARMGSDDLAALLRDRPPRGGMLPKLSGALSALRSGVPVVWLVGDQALLSACAAEPGHGTTLHR, from the coding sequence TTGACCGGGGCCGGGCCGGTGCTCGTGGTCAAGTACGGGGGCGCGGCGATGCGGAGCGGCCGGCTGTCCGCCGCCGCGTTGCGCGCCCTGACCGTGCTGGCCGGCGGCTGCCGGCGGCTGGTCCTGGTGCACGGCGGTGGCCGCGAGGTGAGCGAGGAGGCCGCCCGGCGCGGGCTGACCCCGCGCTTCGTCGACGGCCTGCGGGTCACCGACCCCGCCATGATGGACGTCGTCCGCACGGTGCTCGTCGACCGGATCAACAAGGACCTGGTCGGCCAGCTGCAGGGCGCCGGGATACCGGCGGTCGGCCTGTCGGGCGAGGACGCCGGGATGATGACGGCGCGCACGCTGCGCGTCGACGGCGTCGCCAGGTTCGGCCGGGTGGGCGAGGTCGCCGCCGTGGACACGAAGGTGCTGACCACGGCGTGCGAGGCGGGCCTCCTGCCGGTGGTCGCGAGCGTGGCGCCCGACGCCGGCGGACTGCTCCACAATCTCAACGCCGACACCGCCGCGGCCGCCCTGGCCGCCGCGCTGTCGGCCGACCAGCTGGTCTACGTCAGCGACGTGGAGGGGCTGATGGCCGACCCGGCCGACCCGTCGTCGGTCATCGCCCGCATGGGCAGCGACGACCTCGCGGCGCTGCTGCGCGACCGGCCGCCACGGGGCGGCATGCTGCCGAAGCTGTCCGGCGCCCTCAGCGCGTTGCGGTCGGGTGTGCCCGTCGTCTGGCTGGTCGGCGACCAGGCGCTGCTCAGCGCGTGCGCCGCCGAGCCCGGTCACGGGACCACCCTGCACCGGTGA
- a CDS encoding condensation domain-containing protein: MRSARLHTLPYHPPATALQRRLWLTSQYARDIPAYILAYAWQVDGPFDPAAFHAALTAVTGRHEALRTTFTLREGELLRVIHPELPPGFDLLDSVAASDVPELARQEATTPFDLDRGPLLRCRVLRHAPQRHTVLLTTHHITVDGRAMSIVRGELAACYEAFLQQRPDPLPPVHRQFADFAAWQQEGLDTGRFDRQMAYWKQQLAGITGPAQLPFLKPRPTVRTSEGRWEDIFCDASLTAAARRLAVGARTSVSTVLIAAAARWLAEETGLGEAVIGMSTVGRSLPEFDRLVGLSTNTLPLRIPVQPAAAGRLLDVTRSVMLAAIENQDVPFPLLMQELGLPRTLPVNPLTQVLFALRDGLGRPFQLAGAEVTALPAAGLSSSNDVTVELDPRPDGTIRGGLLYSPALIDPPQAARLAAGLVGVLERMTAQPRPAGAVPPGRTPEPSGFPDPGPATVPAPSSAPAGIATAPVSADAPAVRPADGDPTVRQQTRRLWRRLLNAEAPADGDDFFAAGGDSLLAAELMLLLGEELDCSLPLNLPVGSPTFGRLVAAVTEHRGGEQR; the protein is encoded by the coding sequence ATGCGTAGCGCCCGACTGCACACCCTGCCCTACCACCCGCCGGCCACCGCCCTGCAACGGCGGCTGTGGCTGACCTCGCAGTACGCCCGCGACATCCCCGCCTACATCCTCGCCTACGCCTGGCAGGTCGACGGGCCGTTCGACCCGGCAGCCTTCCACGCCGCGCTGACCGCCGTGACCGGCCGCCATGAGGCGCTGCGCACCACGTTCACCCTCCGGGAGGGCGAGCTGCTGCGCGTCATCCACCCCGAGCTCCCGCCGGGCTTCGACCTCCTCGACAGCGTTGCCGCGTCCGACGTACCGGAGCTGGCGCGACAGGAGGCGACCACCCCGTTCGACCTGGACCGTGGGCCGCTGCTGCGCTGCCGGGTCCTGCGGCATGCTCCGCAGCGGCACACCGTGTTGCTGACCACGCACCACATCACCGTGGACGGCCGGGCCATGAGCATTGTCCGGGGGGAACTCGCCGCCTGTTACGAGGCGTTCCTCCAGCAGCGACCCGACCCGCTGCCCCCGGTCCACCGCCAGTTCGCCGACTTCGCCGCCTGGCAGCAGGAGGGGCTGGACACCGGGCGGTTCGACCGTCAGATGGCGTACTGGAAGCAGCAGTTGGCGGGCATCACCGGCCCCGCCCAGCTCCCCTTCCTCAAGCCGCGGCCCACCGTTCGCACGTCGGAGGGCCGGTGGGAGGACATCTTCTGTGACGCCTCGCTCACCGCGGCCGCCCGCAGGCTCGCCGTCGGTGCGCGGACCAGCGTCTCCACGGTGCTGATCGCCGCGGCCGCCCGCTGGCTGGCCGAGGAGACCGGCCTCGGGGAGGCCGTGATCGGGATGTCGACGGTTGGCCGGTCGCTGCCCGAGTTCGACCGCCTGGTGGGGCTGAGCACCAACACCCTGCCGCTGCGCATCCCGGTGCAGCCGGCGGCCGCCGGCCGCCTGCTGGACGTGACCCGATCGGTCATGCTCGCCGCGATCGAGAACCAGGACGTGCCGTTCCCGCTGCTGATGCAGGAGCTCGGGCTGCCCCGCACTCTGCCGGTCAACCCGCTCACCCAGGTCCTGTTCGCCCTGCGCGACGGCCTCGGCCGGCCGTTTCAGCTGGCCGGCGCCGAGGTCACGGCGCTCCCGGCGGCCGGCCTGTCCAGCAGCAACGACGTGACCGTCGAACTCGACCCGCGGCCCGACGGGACGATCCGCGGCGGGCTGCTGTACTCGCCGGCCCTGATCGACCCCCCGCAGGCCGCGCGGTTGGCGGCCGGGCTGGTCGGCGTCCTGGAACGCATGACCGCGCAGCCGCGGCCGGCCGGGGCGGTCCCTCCCGGCCGGACGCCGGAGCCGAGCGGGTTCCCGGACCCCGGGCCGGCCACCGTCCCCGCTCCGTCCTCGGCCCCCGCCGGCATCGCCACCGCGCCGGTATCGGCGGACGCGCCGGCCGTACGTCCTGCGGACGGCGATCCCACGGTCCGTCAGCAGACCCGCCGCTTGTGGCGACGGCTGCTGAACGCCGAGGCGCCGGCCGACGGCGACGACTTCTTCGCCGCGGGGGGCGACTCGCTGCTCGCCGCCGAACTCATGCTGCTGCTCGGCGAGGAGCTGGACTGCTCGCTGCCGCTCAACCTGCCGGTGGGCAGCCCCACCTTCGGGAGGCTGGTCGCCGCGGTGACCGAGCACCGCGGGGGGGAGCAGCGTTGA
- a CDS encoding ABC transporter ATP-binding protein, which yields MRDSLRGLGAAFALSFRADRARALPFTVLFSLRPLTLVASAYGLKLTVQAIQAHHLGSTVRLAAVIALINALGFAAGSVAIRLAVPLIEQTAHLVDREIMRLSTTSVEPAERSGWLDELELLATERMHLAEGCDVTSLLIGAVLRAVATGVALAFVNPFLLLLPLLAWPSLAAGSRLERLRQRALTETAADQRHARFLFEQATTAGPAKELRIYGLRSEFRDRHLRHLLAADARLDRAGLLGTLYVAGGWLVFAIGYAGAVILVARQAVTGGIGLGDVVLTLTLVASVSQQMAQTVRFGNAVHNSKEAGTRLLRLRARAQTAEALWTGSLPAPRRLTRGIELRGLGYRYAGADHDALADADLFLPAGSVVGVVGDNGAGKSTLVRLLAGLATPTHGSILVDGTDLRDLDLADWRSRITAGFQDFAKPQFLLRDTVGIGDLPRIDDTLAVTDALRAADAETLPDALGSGLDTPLGRSFDDGTDLSGGQWQKLAVARAMMRTDPLLLLLDEPTAAIDPAAEQALLDRYAAAARAIGRATGAVTLLVSHRLGTMRDTDLIVVLRGGRIAEAGTHRELLALGGSYAQLHALQRQAYR from the coding sequence GTGCGTGACTCGCTGCGCGGCCTCGGCGCCGCCTTCGCCCTGTCCTTCCGCGCGGACCGGGCCCGCGCCCTGCCCTTCACCGTCCTGTTCAGCCTGCGACCGCTGACGCTGGTGGCCTCCGCCTACGGGCTGAAGCTGACCGTCCAGGCCATCCAGGCCCACCACCTCGGCTCGACCGTCCGGCTGGCCGCGGTCATCGCCTTGATCAACGCGCTCGGCTTCGCGGCCGGCTCGGTGGCGATCCGGCTGGCGGTGCCCCTCATCGAACAGACCGCCCACCTGGTCGACCGGGAAATCATGCGGTTGTCGACCACCTCGGTCGAGCCCGCCGAACGCTCCGGCTGGCTGGACGAACTCGAACTGCTCGCCACGGAACGCATGCACCTGGCCGAAGGGTGCGACGTCACCTCGCTGCTCATCGGCGCCGTGCTGCGGGCGGTCGCCACCGGAGTCGCGCTCGCCTTCGTCAACCCCTTCCTGCTGCTCCTGCCGCTGCTCGCCTGGCCGTCGCTGGCGGCCGGCTCGCGGCTGGAGCGGCTCAGGCAGCGGGCCCTGACCGAGACGGCCGCCGACCAGCGACACGCCCGCTTCCTGTTCGAGCAGGCCACCACCGCCGGTCCGGCGAAGGAACTGCGCATCTACGGCCTGCGCTCCGAGTTCCGCGACCGGCACCTGCGCCACCTGCTCGCGGCCGACGCACGGCTGGACCGCGCCGGCCTGCTGGGCACGCTGTACGTCGCCGGCGGCTGGCTGGTCTTCGCCATCGGTTACGCCGGCGCCGTGATCCTCGTGGCGCGCCAGGCCGTCACCGGCGGGATCGGCCTCGGCGACGTCGTCCTCACCCTGACCCTGGTGGCCAGCGTCAGCCAGCAGATGGCGCAGACCGTCCGCTTCGGCAACGCCGTCCACAACAGCAAGGAGGCAGGAACCCGGCTGCTCCGGCTGCGTGCCCGGGCGCAGACGGCCGAGGCGCTGTGGACCGGCTCCCTCCCGGCGCCGCGGCGGCTCACCCGGGGCATCGAGCTGCGCGGCCTCGGCTACCGGTACGCCGGCGCCGACCACGACGCGCTCGCCGACGCCGACCTGTTCCTGCCGGCCGGCAGCGTAGTCGGTGTGGTGGGCGACAACGGGGCCGGCAAGAGCACCCTGGTCCGGCTGCTGGCGGGCCTGGCCACCCCCACGCACGGCAGCATCCTGGTCGACGGCACCGACCTGCGCGACCTCGACCTCGCCGACTGGCGCTCCCGGATCACGGCGGGCTTCCAGGACTTCGCCAAGCCGCAGTTCCTGCTGCGCGACACCGTCGGCATCGGCGATCTCCCCCGGATCGACGACACCCTCGCCGTCACCGACGCCCTGCGCGCCGCCGACGCCGAGACCCTGCCGGACGCCCTCGGCAGCGGGCTGGACACCCCGCTCGGGCGAAGCTTCGACGACGGGACCGACCTGTCCGGCGGGCAGTGGCAGAAGCTCGCCGTCGCCCGCGCCATGATGCGCACCGACCCGCTGCTGCTCCTGCTCGACGAGCCGACCGCGGCCATCGACCCGGCCGCCGAACAGGCGCTGCTCGACCGGTACGCCGCCGCAGCGCGGGCCATCGGCCGGGCCACAGGCGCGGTCACCCTGCTCGTCTCGCACCGGCTCGGCACCATGCGCGACACCGACCTGATCGTGGTGCTGCGCGGGGGCCGGATCGCCGAGGCCGGCACGCACCGCGAACTCCTCGCACTCGGCGGCTCGTACGCACAGCTCCACGCACTGCAACGCCAGGCGTACCGGTGA
- a CDS encoding ABC transporter ATP-binding protein yields the protein MPPRPPGPAGERPARRGSPLLAMLVMLPSAGLPLAGLLLLALVGAALAPVALTIANGRLVDVVSGAAAHGHAWALRQVTVLGVLIALGFLLQQLLVPVAQQTADALGRRLTRQLRDRVMAASLGPPGIGHLEDTATLDLVTGAQGVGTAGFTPRDALIATANIGAARLQAVACAALIAVFHWWLALALLAGFAVLTSGVVADYRRGQQALMGTPAKLRRSTYVRDFARDPEAAKEIRIFGLRDWLDLRFHQEWGAAMAGLWRTRRDGRLLMPLLTAGVMAVQLCGFTVLGLAASHGDLSAGRFTAYAGALLGLSAVMGVSPDNVKIDQGAAAVPLVRALEHALPPAASDPPAAVPGAAPAVRFEAVGFRYPGRAEPVFSGFDLDIPAGRSLAVVGVNGAGKSTLVKLLSGMYQPQAGRILIDGIPLTESDTGRWQRRIGAVFQDFVHYELSAADNVGLGAVGHIGDMDGMRICAEQAGATELIDRLDQGWQNMLSAKFAGGRDLSGGEWQRLALARALFAVRHGARLLILDEPASALDVRAEAELNDRFLSLTEGVTSVLISHRFSTTRRADRIVVLEHGTVLENGSHEELMAADGAYARMFRIQADRFTGPRTGGEARA from the coding sequence ATGCCCCCGCGGCCGCCCGGCCCCGCAGGTGAACGGCCCGCCCGGCGCGGTTCACCGCTCCTGGCGATGCTCGTGATGCTGCCGTCCGCCGGTCTCCCGCTGGCCGGACTGCTGCTGCTCGCACTGGTCGGCGCCGCCCTCGCGCCGGTGGCCCTGACGATCGCCAACGGCCGGCTGGTCGACGTGGTGTCGGGCGCAGCCGCCCACGGCCACGCCTGGGCACTGCGTCAGGTCACCGTGCTGGGCGTCCTGATCGCCCTCGGCTTCCTGCTCCAGCAGTTGCTGGTCCCGGTCGCCCAGCAGACGGCCGACGCCCTCGGACGGCGCCTGACCCGGCAGCTGCGGGACCGCGTCATGGCCGCCTCGCTCGGCCCCCCCGGCATCGGCCACCTCGAAGACACCGCCACGCTCGACCTGGTGACGGGGGCGCAGGGCGTCGGCACCGCCGGCTTCACCCCGCGCGACGCCCTGATCGCGACCGCTAACATCGGCGCGGCCCGCCTGCAGGCGGTGGCCTGCGCGGCGCTGATCGCCGTCTTCCACTGGTGGCTCGCCCTGGCCCTGCTGGCCGGCTTCGCCGTCCTGACCAGCGGGGTCGTCGCCGACTACCGGCGCGGCCAGCAGGCGCTGATGGGCACCCCGGCGAAGCTGCGCCGCTCGACGTACGTCCGCGACTTCGCCCGGGACCCGGAAGCGGCAAAGGAGATCCGTATCTTCGGGCTGCGCGACTGGCTCGACCTGCGCTTCCACCAGGAGTGGGGGGCCGCCATGGCGGGCCTGTGGCGGACCCGCCGGGACGGCCGCCTCCTGATGCCCCTGCTGACCGCCGGGGTGATGGCCGTGCAGCTCTGCGGCTTCACCGTGCTGGGCCTCGCCGCATCCCACGGCGACCTGAGCGCGGGGCGCTTCACCGCCTACGCCGGCGCGCTGCTCGGGCTCAGCGCCGTCATGGGCGTCAGCCCCGACAACGTGAAGATCGACCAGGGGGCCGCCGCGGTCCCGCTGGTCCGCGCGCTCGAACACGCCCTCCCGCCGGCCGCCTCCGACCCACCGGCAGCCGTTCCCGGCGCCGCCCCGGCCGTCCGGTTCGAGGCAGTCGGCTTCCGCTACCCCGGACGCGCCGAACCGGTCTTCAGCGGCTTCGACCTGGACATCCCGGCCGGCCGGTCCCTGGCCGTCGTGGGCGTCAACGGGGCGGGGAAGAGCACCCTGGTCAAGCTGCTGTCCGGGATGTACCAGCCGCAGGCCGGCCGCATCCTGATCGACGGCATCCCGCTGACGGAGTCTGACACCGGCCGATGGCAGCGGCGGATCGGCGCGGTCTTCCAGGACTTCGTCCACTACGAGCTGAGCGCCGCGGACAACGTGGGACTCGGGGCCGTCGGGCACATCGGCGACATGGACGGCATGCGGATCTGCGCCGAGCAGGCCGGGGCCACCGAGCTGATCGACCGGCTGGACCAGGGCTGGCAGAACATGCTGTCCGCCAAGTTCGCCGGCGGCCGCGACCTGTCCGGCGGCGAATGGCAGCGGCTCGCCCTGGCCCGCGCGCTGTTCGCGGTCCGGCACGGAGCCCGGCTACTGATCCTCGACGAGCCGGCCTCCGCCCTCGACGTACGCGCCGAGGCGGAGCTGAACGACCGGTTCCTCTCGCTCACCGAGGGAGTGACCTCCGTGCTCATCTCGCACCGCTTCTCCACCACCCGCCGGGCCGACCGCATCGTCGTCCTCGAACACGGCACGGTCCTGGAGAACGGCAGCCACGAGGAACTCATGGCCGCGGACGGGGCCTACGCCCGGATGTTCCGCATCCAGGCCGACCGGTTCACCGGCCCCCGCACCGGAGGTGAGGCGCGTGCGTGA